One region of Vitis vinifera cultivar Pinot Noir 40024 chromosome 1, ASM3070453v1 genomic DNA includes:
- the LOC132253708 gene encoding uncharacterized protein LOC132253708 → MNKTPNSMTEPSPSDKKKLIELFQESFDDDPFEGDQGLQGIESCSSERTPNRGYKPEKEKSAHSAQRCLPGLVRSLSFSDRKRRLSPAHSSCRR, encoded by the exons ATGAACAAAACACCCAATTCCATGACTGAACCTTCCCCATCTGATAAGAAGAAACTGATTGAGCTCTTCCAAGAGAGCTTTGACGATGATCCATTTGAAGGCGATCAAGGCCTACAAGGAATAGAAA GTTGCAGTAGTGAAAGAACTCCAAATAGAGGTTACAAACCTGAGAAAGAGAAATCCGCTCACTCTGCACAGCGTTGCCTTCCCGGTTTGGTTCGGAGTCTGAGCTTTAGTGATAGGAAGAGGAGGCTCAGCCCTGCCCACAGTAGCTGTAGAAGGTAA